The Lineus longissimus chromosome 8, tnLinLong1.2, whole genome shotgun sequence region TTCCGGTGTGGAATTATTGCAATGAATCATTATTTTAAGGTCtcaaaatggttcaaatggtgTTCACTCGATAGACCCTCATATGATTTACAGTTTTGTATGATTTTCTGCCACTGTTTTTTCTCATGTGTGATTTTGAGACGTGTTTGGCAAGACGTTCATTTGTGattaaaaatatcaaatcaattCTTTCAGAATGAAGCCGAAGCGACTAACCGAGCTATCACGCTTGCCAACCAGGCTAACTGCCCTCTATATGTGGTGCACGTGATGAGCAAAAGCGCTGCCGATATGGTCAGTAAGGCGAGGAAAGAAGGTAAGAAATAGTTGTAACCAGATTTAGAGAACGATGTTTACATTTCTTTATGAGAAGGCAGCACCATATTGTAAATTGATCAGACGGAAGAAGTCAGTTTTGGCACGGCTGGATGTTTAAAAAggtatcaaatttcaaaatatgaaGATAACTACATTTATAGCAACGTTTTCCCTGATCATCCGATCTTTCCCATTCTAGGAAAATTAGTTTTTGGTGAACCAATCGCCGCCAGTTTGGCTACAGACGGGACCCATTATTATAATAAATGTTGGCGGCATGCGGCCGGACATGTCCTGTCACCTCCACTCCGCCCTGACACGTCAACACCTGAATATTTGATGAATTTACTCGCTAGGTAAGTTTTGAGTAAAGTTACATAGTGTATGACATATAGTTTGGTAAATGTTTTCAATCATTTCACTTTGAGGGCTAACTTCAATGGAAATGCCTCTTAATTCTCGCATTCTTTTTCCCACCGAGTGGTTTTGGAACCTGACTTTTAATGAGAAGGTCATCAGCCTTtacttttattccaattttgagGAGCAGGGAGGCAGTATGTTCATTTAGTGTGGGCTTAGACATTTATTGTCCTCTTGTCTTGCAGTGGTGACCTTCAGTTAACAGGTACAGATCATTGCGTGTTCAATGGCGACCAGAAGGCGCTGGGGAAAGATGACTTCCGTAAGATTCCAAATGGCATTAACGGTGTCGAAGAAAGGATGTCCATTCTTTGGGAGAAGGGAGTTGTGAGTGTTATTTCTTCATAGAATGAAATGAATgcagaaaaatcaagttgcctggACTGGGATTCAAACCACATATCTTTGTAATGCTTACCATTGAGCTATCGAGGGTCCCAGTTTGATCCAAGCTATTGACATTGGCATCCTTCTTGAGTGTGCTTTGTCGTAAATATTTGGAGTTCTTTAGACACCCAAGGCTGACTAGTAAGCTGAAGTGAAAAGCATGGTGGTGTTGAGTCACATTTATCATCTTAAAATGTCGCTGATGTTTTCTTTTCTATCCAGGTTGCCGGCAAGCTTGACCCATGCCAATTTGTAGCAGTCACCAGCACAAACGCAGCAAAAATATTCAACATCTACCCAAAGAAAGGACGCATTGCCACTGGCTCCGATGCCGACATTCTCATCTGGGACCCCAACACCGTCAAGACGATATCGGCCAAGACGCACCAAAGCAAAGTCGACTTCAATATCTTCGAAGGTGTGGTGTGCCATGGGTCCCCGACAGCTGTAATCAGTAACGGCCGGGTAGCACTTGAGGACGGTCAGCTTCATGTGACACAGGCTAGCGGGCGGTATATTCCTACACCATGTAATGCCGAGATTATCTATGATAAGGTTGCTGCTCGGGATAAGGCAAGTAGACGAATATTGAAGAGACTTTTTACCTCATTTTGCTCATTGAAGTGTGGGGCTCTCAATAAGAGTTGGCCATGAGGATTCATAGTAATGTTCATACTAGTAAGTTTCATTGTGTTTCACATGAGCGGTTTTGGTCGGACTTGCCGCTAGCAGTCAAGAGGTCTCTGGTTCGAACCCCTCAGTCAGATTTATTTTGAGGTTTATTTTTTGTGTAATTCATTGTTGGTAGTTGCTTGTTGCCAACTTGAAACAGTACAAAACAGCAAAAAGCTACATTACGAGCAAAAATCTTGAATTGTTACATCCTCTTCCAGGCACGAAAACCAAAGAAGGTCGACCGAGATGACTATGAAGGCCCAGTCATCAGCCTTGGTGCGCAACAAGCGAATGATTACAATCCAATAACTAGTACCCCGACACGAGGACAGGGCGGTGGATTTAATGCACCATCGCCCAACAAAGCAGACGAGGCCAGTTTCCATCAGCGCCCCAAGACCCGAGGTGGTGGACGCCATATGCAAGAGTCC contains the following coding sequences:
- the LOC135493038 gene encoding dihydropyrimidinase-like isoform X4, with protein sequence MSTVGVNKCKIHLQSAQSRIFIKGGRVINDDQAFDADVYIEDGVIKQVGQNFVIPGGAKVIEAKGKLVMPGGIDTHTHLQLPFMGTISVDDFYSGTRAALAGGTTMIIDFVIPNKGESLLKAYDRWKEWADEKVCCDYGFHVAVTWWSDEVAKEMETLCKEKGVNSFKCFMAYKDTLMLRDGELYEVFKKCKELGAIAQVHAENGDLIDAKASEIYNSGVTGPEGHEMSRPEENEAEATNRAITLANQANCPLYVVHVMSKSAADMVSKARKEGKLVFGEPIAASLATDGTHYYNKCWRHAAGHVLSPPLRPDTSTPEYLMNLLASGDLQLTGTDHCVFNGDQKALGKDDFRKIPNGINGVEERMSILWEKGVVAGKLDPCQFVAVTSTNAAKIFNIYPKKGRIATGSDADILIWDPNTVKTISAKTHQSKVDFNIFEGVVCHGSPTAVISNGRVALEDGQLHVTQASGRYIPTPCNAEIIYDKVAARDKARKPKKVDRDDYEGPVISLGAQQANDYNPITSTPTRGQGGGFNAPSPNKADEASFHQRPKTRGGGRHMQESSFSLSENPSYLPKGEQIDDQNKHRPSTKVHHPPGGGAHTSLW
- the LOC135493038 gene encoding dihydropyrimidinase-like isoform X9, whose product is MSAQSRIFIKGGRVINDDQAFDADVYIEDGVIKQVGQNFVIPGGAKVIEAKGKLVMPGGIDTHTHLQLPFMGTISVDDFYSGTRAALAGGTTMIIDFVIPNKGESLLKAYDRWKEWADEKVCCDYGFHVAVTWWSDEVAKEMETLCKEKGVNSFKCFMAYKDTLMLRDGELYEVFKKCKELGAIAQVHAENGDLIDAKASEIYNSGVTGPEGHEMSRPEENEAEATNRAITLANQANCPLYVVHVMSKSAADMVSKARKEGKLVFGEPIAASLATDGTHYYNKCWRHAAGHVLSPPLRPDTSTPEYLMNLLASGDLQLTGTDHCVFNGDQKALGKDDFRKIPNGINGVEERMSILWEKGVVAGKLDPCQFVAVTSTNAAKIFNIYPKKGRIATGSDADILIWDPNTVKTISAKTHQSKVDFNIFEGVVCHGSPTAVISNGRVALEDGQLHVTQASGRYIPTPCNAEIIYDKVAARDKARKPKKVDRDDYEGPVISLGAQQANDYNPITSTPTRGQGGGFNAPSPNKADEASFHQRPKTRGGGRHMQESSFSLSENPSYLPKGEQIDDQNKHRPSTKVHHPPGGGAHTSLW
- the LOC135493038 gene encoding dihydropyrimidinase-like isoform X6, giving the protein MSESDSAQSRIFIKGGRVINDDQAFDADVYIEDGVIKQVGQNFVIPGGAKVIEAKGKLVMPGGIDTHTHLQLPFMGTISVDDFYSGTRAALAGGTTMIIDFVIPNKGESLLKAYDRWKEWADEKVCCDYGFHVAVTWWSDEVAKEMETLCKEKGVNSFKCFMAYKDTLMLRDGELYEVFKKCKELGAIAQVHAENGDLIDAKASEIYNSGVTGPEGHEMSRPEENEAEATNRAITLANQANCPLYVVHVMSKSAADMVSKARKEGKLVFGEPIAASLATDGTHYYNKCWRHAAGHVLSPPLRPDTSTPEYLMNLLASGDLQLTGTDHCVFNGDQKALGKDDFRKIPNGINGVEERMSILWEKGVVAGKLDPCQFVAVTSTNAAKIFNIYPKKGRIATGSDADILIWDPNTVKTISAKTHQSKVDFNIFEGVVCHGSPTAVISNGRVALEDGQLHVTQASGRYIPTPCNAEIIYDKVAARDKARKPKKVDRDDYEGPVISLGAQQANDYNPITSTPTRGQGGGFNAPSPNKADEASFHQRPKTRGGGRHMQESSFSLSENPSYLPKGEQIDDQNKHRPSTKVHHPPGGGAHTSLW
- the LOC135493038 gene encoding dihydropyrimidinase-like isoform X5, which gives rise to MSESDVGVCSAQSRIFIKGGRVINDDQAFDADVYIEDGVIKQVGQNFVIPGGAKVIEAKGKLVMPGGIDTHTHLQLPFMGTISVDDFYSGTRAALAGGTTMIIDFVIPNKGESLLKAYDRWKEWADEKVCCDYGFHVAVTWWSDEVAKEMETLCKEKGVNSFKCFMAYKDTLMLRDGELYEVFKKCKELGAIAQVHAENGDLIDAKASEIYNSGVTGPEGHEMSRPEENEAEATNRAITLANQANCPLYVVHVMSKSAADMVSKARKEGKLVFGEPIAASLATDGTHYYNKCWRHAAGHVLSPPLRPDTSTPEYLMNLLASGDLQLTGTDHCVFNGDQKALGKDDFRKIPNGINGVEERMSILWEKGVVAGKLDPCQFVAVTSTNAAKIFNIYPKKGRIATGSDADILIWDPNTVKTISAKTHQSKVDFNIFEGVVCHGSPTAVISNGRVALEDGQLHVTQASGRYIPTPCNAEIIYDKVAARDKARKPKKVDRDDYEGPVISLGAQQANDYNPITSTPTRGQGGGFNAPSPNKADEASFHQRPKTRGGGRHMQESSFSLSENPSYLPKGEQIDDQNKHRPSTKVHHPPGGGAHTSLW
- the LOC135493038 gene encoding dihydropyrimidinase-like isoform X8, with translation MSESAQSRIFIKGGRVINDDQAFDADVYIEDGVIKQVGQNFVIPGGAKVIEAKGKLVMPGGIDTHTHLQLPFMGTISVDDFYSGTRAALAGGTTMIIDFVIPNKGESLLKAYDRWKEWADEKVCCDYGFHVAVTWWSDEVAKEMETLCKEKGVNSFKCFMAYKDTLMLRDGELYEVFKKCKELGAIAQVHAENGDLIDAKASEIYNSGVTGPEGHEMSRPEENEAEATNRAITLANQANCPLYVVHVMSKSAADMVSKARKEGKLVFGEPIAASLATDGTHYYNKCWRHAAGHVLSPPLRPDTSTPEYLMNLLASGDLQLTGTDHCVFNGDQKALGKDDFRKIPNGINGVEERMSILWEKGVVAGKLDPCQFVAVTSTNAAKIFNIYPKKGRIATGSDADILIWDPNTVKTISAKTHQSKVDFNIFEGVVCHGSPTAVISNGRVALEDGQLHVTQASGRYIPTPCNAEIIYDKVAARDKARKPKKVDRDDYEGPVISLGAQQANDYNPITSTPTRGQGGGFNAPSPNKADEASFHQRPKTRGGGRHMQESSFSLSENPSYLPKGEQIDDQNKHRPSTKVHHPPGGGAHTSLW
- the LOC135493038 gene encoding dihydropyrimidinase-like isoform X7; the protein is MVHDNSAQSRIFIKGGRVINDDQAFDADVYIEDGVIKQVGQNFVIPGGAKVIEAKGKLVMPGGIDTHTHLQLPFMGTISVDDFYSGTRAALAGGTTMIIDFVIPNKGESLLKAYDRWKEWADEKVCCDYGFHVAVTWWSDEVAKEMETLCKEKGVNSFKCFMAYKDTLMLRDGELYEVFKKCKELGAIAQVHAENGDLIDAKASEIYNSGVTGPEGHEMSRPEENEAEATNRAITLANQANCPLYVVHVMSKSAADMVSKARKEGKLVFGEPIAASLATDGTHYYNKCWRHAAGHVLSPPLRPDTSTPEYLMNLLASGDLQLTGTDHCVFNGDQKALGKDDFRKIPNGINGVEERMSILWEKGVVAGKLDPCQFVAVTSTNAAKIFNIYPKKGRIATGSDADILIWDPNTVKTISAKTHQSKVDFNIFEGVVCHGSPTAVISNGRVALEDGQLHVTQASGRYIPTPCNAEIIYDKVAARDKARKPKKVDRDDYEGPVISLGAQQANDYNPITSTPTRGQGGGFNAPSPNKADEASFHQRPKTRGGGRHMQESSFSLSENPSYLPKGEQIDDQNKHRPSTKVHHPPGGGAHTSLW